From the Bradyrhizobium ontarionense genome, the window AGATCAATCACGAGACGCTGTGGCGCGTCACGCTGGGCCTGGGCGCCGTGCCGGCGCTGATCATCCTGTTGCTGCGCCACGACGTGCCGGAGACGGCGGTCTGGCTGGTGCAGCGCGGCCGTTTCAAGGAAGCCAAGGCGGTCGCCCGCCACATGTACAATGACGACCTGAAGATGCTGCCGGATCAGGACGTCGTGATTCCCGCGCCCAGCACGCGCGCCTTCATCGCCGATCTGCGCAAGGACCCCATCCGCTGGCGCGCGACCGTGTATGGCTGGATCGCCTGTTTCGCGCAGGCCTCCGAGTTCTCGACCTTCGCGTTCTACCTGCCGGTCATGTTCGCGATGGTCGGCGTCTCCAGCCTGCTCGGCAACAACCTGGTCACCATGGCGCTGTTCGCCTTTGCGGCGATCTCCGGCTGGGTCGGGCCGCTGCTGACGCCGAAGATCGGCCATCGCGGCATCAGCATCGCCGGCTTCGGCATCGTGCTGGTCTCGCTTCTGATCGCGGCCGCGGCGCTCTACACCGATCACAAATACATCCTGCCCTTCGCTGCCGCCGGCATGCTGTGGGGCCACTATTGGGACGCCTCGAACTGCATGACCATCCCGACCATGGTGGCGCGTCCTCAATATCGCGGGACCGCAAGCGGCTTCGCCTACATGTTCGTCAAGCTGCCGTCGTTCCTGGCGATCTTCCTGTTCCCGTCGCTGTTCGCGGCGATCGGCCAGGCCAACGCGACCCTGTTCGTCGCGATCTTCCCGCTGATCGGGCTCCTCGCTGCGATCTTCATCCTGCCGGAGGTCTATGGCTACGAGCACGATTGACTTGTGCGGGCGGATCCGCTGATGCGGTTCCGCCCCTTGGCTCTCACACCGGCAGCCGATTGATGGCCGCCACCGCGGTCATCACGCCGCGGATCTCGGCTAGGCCTTTGAGCCGGCCGACCAGCGGATAGCCCGGATGGGTGCCGCGCCCGATGTCATCCGCGAGCTCGTGGCCGTGGTCGGGCCGGAACGGGATGCGCCAGTCCGGTTCGCCCGCGGCCTTGCGGCGGGCCTGCTCCTTGAGCAGCGTCGTCACCACTGAAACCATGTCGACGTCGCCGCGCAGATGCTCGGCCTCCATGAAGGAGCCGTCGAGCATCTTGCTGACGTTGCGCAGATGCACGAAACGGATATGGGGTGCAAAGCGCTCGGCAAGCCGCGGCACGTTGTTCTGCCCGCCGGCACCGAGCGCGCCGGTGCAGAAGGTGATGCCGTTGGCGGGGGACGGACAGGCATCGACGATGAATTGCAGATCGTCGGCATTCGAGACCACGCGCGGCAAACCGAACAGGTCGCGCGGCGGATCGTCGGGATGGACGCAGAGGCTGACGCCGCACTCCTCGGCCGTCGGCACCACCTCGCGCAGGAAGCGCGCGTAGTTGGCGCGCAGCTCGGCGTGACCGATATCGCGATATTTTTCCAGCATGCCGCGCAGCCCGGGCACGTCGTAGCGATCATAGGCCCCGGGTAGCCCCGCCATGATGGTCGCGAGCAGCCGATCCTTGTCGGACTCGGACGCCTGCGCTACCCATGCCTTGGCGCGGTCGAGCACGTCGGAGGAGAACTCGGCCTCGGCGCCGGGACGCTGTAGGATGTAGCAGTCGAACGCGGCAAAGCGATCCAGATCGAAGCGCAATGCAGTCGCGCCGCCGGGAAGCCGGAAGGCGAGCTCGGTGCGGGTCCAGTCCAGCACCGCCATGAAATTGTAGCAGACAGTGGTGACACCGCAGGCGGCGAGGTTGCGCAGCGACTGCCGGTAATTGTCGAACAGATCGGTGAGGTCGCCCTCGCCGAGCTTGATCGCCTCAGAGACCGGGAGGCTCTCGACCACGCTCCAGCGCAGCCGCAGCGACGAGTCGCCCTCGATCATGCCGATGCGCTTGACGATCTCGTCCGTGCTCCACACCACGCCGTAGGGAATGTGGTGCAGCGCCGTCACGATCCCGGTCGCGCCGGTCTGACGGACCTGCGGCAGGGTGATGGGATCATCGGGTCCGAACCAGCGCCACGTCTGTTCCATGTCGTTTACCTTCCTAAAAATCACACATCATGGCGCGACCGAGCTTCGACAGATCACCGCCGCCGTCGCGCCCGCGTCCGCGGCTCGGCCTGCGCGACCTCTTCCTGGCGCGAAAAGATGCCGTCGGCACGGCGGAACACCTCGCGCAGATGGCGGCGCATCGCCGCAACGGCCTGGGCCTCGTTGCAGGCGGCGAGCCCCTCCAGGATCTCCTGATGCTGTGCAATCAGGAGTGGAATATGGCCGGCGTCTTCCTTCAGGGTCAGATGGCGCACGCGGTCGAAATGAATCTTGGTCTGGCGGATCACCTGCCACACATGCGGGTGCCGGCTGGTGCGGGCGATGGTCTGGTGGAACGCCTCGTCATGCGCGTAGAACTCTTCGGGCGTCGCTGCCGCCATCTGTTTCTCGATCAGCTCGCTCAACTCGCGCAGCGACGTCGCATCCATGTAGCGCACGGCCTCCGCGACCAGGGCGCATTCCAGATGCTCGCGGATGAACTGCGCCTCGCCGAAGGCTTCGCGCGACACCGGCGCCACCACGCTGCCGCTCTGCGGATAGATGCGGACGAGATCGACGTCGGCGAGCTTGATCAGGGCCTCGCGCACGGGGGTGCGGCTGACGCCGAGCCGTTCGCACAGATCGAGCTCGGCCATCGGCGTGCCCGGCGGCAGCGCGCCGGAGACGATGTCCTCGAGCAGCCGCTCATAGACCTGGTCGGCCAGCCGCCGCCCTGCCTTGCCGTCCATCCGCGTCAGAGGTGTCAGATCATCATCCATGACGGCAGTCTATCCGATTCACAGGAAGCCGATCGAGATCCACGGCAGGAACACGATCAGCAGCAGCGCAATCAGGAGCGCGGCGAGATGCGGCCAGACGTGGCGGATGACCTCGTCCGGCGAGGCGCGGCCGATGGCGCAGGCGAGATAGAAGCCGACGCCGAACGGCGGCGTGAACAGGCCGAGGCCCATCGCGAACACCGCGATGATGGCATAGTGCACCTCGTGCACGCCCATCATGCGCGCGATCGGAAACAGCAGCGGTCCGAACAGCACCACGGCCGGCACGCCCTCGAGCACGCTGCCGAGCACGACAAAGGCGAGCGCGGAGATCAGCAGGAAGCCCCAGCGCCCGCCGGGCACCGCGACCATCATGTCGACGAGCTGCTGCGAGAAGCCGGACTGGGTCAGCGCCCAGGCCATGCCGGTCGCAGCCCCCACCACCAGCAGGATGGCGCCGGACAGTGACGCCGTATCGACCAGGATCGGATAGACGCGCTTCCAGTCGAACTGGCGATAGACGAAGATGCCGACCAGCACGGTGTAGATGACGCCGATCGCCGCGACCTCGGTCGCCGTCGCCACGCCTTCGACCACGGCCGAGCGGATCACGATCGGCAGACCGAGACCGGGGATGGCGATCGCGAACAGGCGCAGCCGCGTCTTGGCATCGAAGCGCTGCGCCCCGCTCATGTCCTCCTTGCGGGTCTGCATGTAGACCACGACGGACAGCGCGATCAGGCCGACCACCGCCGGAAGAAGCCCGCCGGTGAACAGCGCCGCGATCGACACGCCGGTCACCGATCCCACCGTGATCAACACGATCGACGGCGGGATCGTCTCCGACATCACGGCCGAGGCCGACAGCAGCGACACCAGATCGCCTTCCGAGCTGCCGCGCTGCTTCATCTCGGGGAACAGTGCCGGCGCGACCGCGGCCATGTCGGCCGCCTTGGCGCCGGAGATGCCCGAGACCAGATACATCGCGCCGAGCAGCACATATTGCAGCCCGCCGCGCAGATGGCCGATGAGGGAGATCAGGAACATGATCATCGCCCGCGCCAGCCCCGCGATCTCGATCAGCGCCCCCAGCAGCACGAACATCGGCACCGCCAGCAGCACCATGTGCGACATGCCCTCGCTGACCCGGCCGGGCACGATCGAGACCGGCACCGTGGTGCTGAAATGCAGATAGGCGACGGTGGCGAGCAGGAAGGCGAAGGCGATCGGCGTGCCGATCACCATCGCGGCCGCGACGAGAGCGAAGAAGAAGATCACGAGATTGTAGTTGCCGAGGTCTTCGAGCACGGGCGCCGCCGCGTAGAGCAGGCCTGCGCCCGTCAGCACCAGCGCCAATGCGCCGATGATCTGCATCAGGCTCGCCTGCTGGATCAGCCGGTCGACCGCGGTCAGCAGCATCAGCAGCACGCCGGCTAGCATCGCAGCCTCGCGAAACCCTTCGCTGATCTCGAGCACCGGCATCTGGCTGATCAGATGGCTCTCGACGTGATGCCAGGACGGCACCACCAGCGCGACCAGCACGGTGCAGACCAGCATCAGCCCAAGCGCATCGGTGCGCGCTCGCCACGCCGGCGACAGATGGCGCACGAAGGCGGTCAGCCGCATGTGCTCGGCGCGGCGCAACGCAACGACTGCACCGAGCATCGCCAGCCAGACGAACAGCACGGTGGCCAGTTCGTCGGACCAGATCAGTGGCGCGTTGAAGACGTAACGCGCCACTGTGGCTGCGCCCAGCAGCACCAGCTCGGCCACGACGATCGCCGCGGCCAGCGCTTCCACGCTGCGTCCGAGCAGATGATCGAACCGGGCGAACGCACCATGCGACGGCACCGAGGTCGCAGTCATCTCAACGGCCATTGCACCCTCCCAGACCCACCCTGCTGCGCCACTCCATCGTCATTCCGGGGTAAGGCCGCAGGCCTTGAACCCGGAATCTCGACATTGTCTTGCTACCATTCCTGATGACTTCGAGATTCCGGGTTCAATCGCCAACGCGCAGCTGCTTCGCTGCTGCGCGCTGTCGATTGCCCCGGAATGACGGTGACCATGCAACTGTCGATCTGCTTGTCACACCACCGTACCAACCCATCCCATCGCACGCGCCGTCTCAGAGCTGGCCGACGGATTTTTCCAGCAGGCCCCACACCTCGGCGCCGAACTTGGTTTTCCAATCGGCGTAGAAGCCCGCGGTGCGCAGCGCATCACGGAACGGCTTGGTGTCGATCTTGTTGAAGGCGACGCCGGCGGCCTGCATCTCGGCCTGCGCCTTCTCGTTGAAGCTCTGGATGTCCTGGCGTTCCTTGACGGCCGCCTCCGACAGCGCCGCGGTGATGGCCTCGCGCACGTCGGCCGGCAGGCCGTTCCAGCGCGTCGCATTGGCGAAGATGTGGTGGCCGTCCCAGATGTGGCCGGAGAGCGCGATGTATTTCTGCACCTCGTAGAGCTTGGCACTCTGGATCAGCGCCAGCGGATTCTCCTGGCCGTCGACAATATGTGTCTGCAGCGCCGCATACAGCTCGCCGAAATTGATCGGCGTCGGTGCAGCACCGAGCGTCTTGAACAGCGTCACCCACAGCGGATTGCCGGGGACGCGGATCTTGAAGCCCTTGAGATCGTCGGGCGAGGTGATCGGCTTGGCACTGGAGGTGATGTTGCGATAGCCGTTGTCGAGGCACTTCGGCAGCACATGCAGGCCGACCTTGGCGAACTCGCCGCGGACGTGATTGCCGAGATCGCCATCCATCGCCGACCACACCTGGTCATAGCTCTCGAAGGCGAAGGCCACCGCATTGATGCCGCCGATCGGCACCACGGTCTGGTTCACGCCCGAGGTCGACATGAAGTCGAGCGCGCCGGTGCGGACTTGCGAGAACATGTCGGGCTCGCTGCCGAGCTGGCTGTTCGGATAGACCTGCAGGTCGACCAGGCCGCTGGTCTGCTTCTTGATGACTTCGGACGCCTCGATGATGCGGACGACGCCGGGATGCGTGGCGGGAAACGCCGTGCCGTAGCGCAGGCGATACTTGGCCGATTGCGCCTGGGCCGGCGCGAACGCCAGGGCTGAGGCGCCCGCAAGCGCGGTGCCGACGAAGCGGCGACGGGACATGGATGTGGGCAAAGACATTGGCAAACCTCCCCTGCCGGCCCGCTGCGGGGCCTTTTGTATGTCATTCCTGTATCTCAAGCCTATAAGGGATACCAATATAGGTTTCAATAGATAACTTGTATCCAAGTTATGAGGTTGCTATACGACGACAGCCCACGGTCGAGATGAGCGCCCAAGAAGCGCCCAAGGGATGGAGGAACGCGTGAAGAGCCTGGTGGTAGAGCGGCCCGGCCGGCTGACGATCGAAACCCGCGCCACTCCCGAGCCTGCCGCGGGCGAAGTGCGCATCAAGGTCGAACGCGCCGGCATCTGCGGCTCCGACATCCACATCCTGCACGGCAGCAACCCGTTCGCGCGCTATCCGCGCGTGATCGGCCATGAATTCTTTGGCCGCATCGACAAGCTCGGCGACGGCGTCACGGCCCGGCTCGGCGCCCGCGTGGTGGTCGATCCGGTGGTTGCCTGCGGCCACTGCTATCCCTGCTCGGTCGGCCGTCCCAATGTCTGCGCTGAACTCGCCGTGCTCGGTGTGCATCGCGACGGCGGCTTTTCGGAGTATGCCTGCGTACCGGCCGCCAACGCGCATCTGCTGCCGGACAGCGTCGACGACGACAACGCGCCGCTGGTCGAGCCGTTCTCGATCGCCGCCAACATCACCGATCATACAAGCGTCTGCGCCTCCGACGTCGCGCTGGTCTATGGCGCCGGCCCAATCGGGCTCACCGTGATCCAGGTGCTGAAGCATGTCTACGGCGTGAAGGAGCTGATCGTCACCGACCGCATCGACTCCAGGCTCGAAGCGGCGCGGCAGAATGGCGCCGACCGCGTCATCAACACGGCGCAGACGGCTCTGCCCGCAGCGCTCGCGGACGCCGATCTGAAGCCGACGCTGATCATCGATGCCGCCTGCCATCCCGCCATTCTCGCCGAGGCGATCGAGATCGCCTCGCCCGCCGCGCGGATCGGCCTGCTCGGCTTCTCGGCGGAGCCATCGACGATCGTGCAGCAGAAGGTCACCGCCAAGGAGCTCGCAATCCACGCCTCGCGACTGAACAGCGGCAAGTTCGCCAAGGTGATCGACTGGTTCGCCAGCGGCACGCTGCAGCCGGAGCGCCTGATCACCCATCGCTATGGGCTCGACGCCTATGCGACTGCGTTCGACACGTTCGAGCATAACCAGACCGAATGCTGCAAGGTGCAGCTCATCTTCTGACGCAGCTGACACGACATGGACCGCCTCAGCCCTGCCACGCTCCACCGCCTGCCCGCCGGCATTCTCAGGCCGGACTACGACCGCACGACGGTCGCAACCGGGATCGTCCATCTCGGACTCGGCGCGTTCCATCGCGGCCACCAGGCCGTCTACACCGACGCGCTGCTCAAGGATGATCCGCGCTGGGGCATTCTCGGCGTCTCATTGCGCTCGCCCGACACCCGCGATGCGCTGCAGCCGCAGGGCGGTCTCTACACCGTCACCGCGAGCGACGGCGCGAGCCGAGCGCGCCGGGTCATCGGCGCGCTCACCGGCCTTGCGGTCGCGCCGGACGATCCGGCAGGGCTCCTGGCGCGCCTCGCCGATCCCGCTGTCCGCATCGTCTCGACCACCGTGACCGAGAAGGGCTACAGCCACGATCCGGCGACCGGCGCGCTGCGCGCCGATGATCCCGACGTCCGTCACGACAGCGTCAACCTCACACATCCGCGCAGCACGCTTGGCGTCATCGTCGGCGGATTGCGGTTGCGCCGGCAGGCTGGGTTGCCGCCGTTCACCGTGCTCGCCTGCGACAACCTTCCGGCAAACGGCCACACGCTGCGCGGTCTCGTCATCGCCTTTGCCGAACTGGTCGACCGCGATCTCGCCAGATGGATTGCCGGCGACGTCCGCTTTCCATCGACGATGGTCGACCGCATCGTGCCGGCCACCACCGACGCCGACCGCACTGATGTCAGCGCCGCGCTCGGCCTCGACGACGCCTGGCCGGTCGTCACCGAACCCTTCAGCCAATGGGTCATCGAGGATGATTTCGGCGGCGATCGTCCGGCATGGGACGTGAGCGGCGCGCAGTTCGTCCGCGATGTCGCCCCGTTCGAGCTGATGAAGCTGCGGCTGCTCAACGGCGCACATTCGACGATTGCCTATCTCGGCGACCTCATGGGATGCGAGACCGTGGCCGCGGCGATGGCCGAGCCCGATCTCGCCGGTCTCGTCGAGGACATGATGCGCGAGGAGGTCACCCTGACCCTGCCCGCGCTCGGCGGCTTCGACGTGACCGCCTATCGCGCCGCGCTGCTGCAGCGCTTCCGCAATCCCGCGCTCAAGCACCGGACGGCGCAGATCGCGATGGACGGCTCGCAGAAGCTGCCGCAGCGCCTGCTCGGCACCATCAGCGACCGGCTCGCCCGCGGCCTGCCAATCACCCGCCTGGCCCTCGCCGTCGCGGGATGGATGCGCTACGTCAGCGGCACCGACGAGCAGGGACAGCCGATCGAACTGCGCGACCCGCTGGCGGCCAAGCTGCGCGCGCTGGCGGATGAGGCCGGACCGGTCGCGAGCAGGCTCGCGCCGGCGCTGTTGTCAGTCACTTCGGTGTTCGGCAACGACCTGCCGGCCGATCCACGCTTCACGGACGCGGTCGAGGCGGCGCTCGACTCTCTCTTCCGCCGAGGCTGTCGCACGACGGTAGCCCAGATCAGCCAGTCGGCGCGCTCATCAGGCTAGCCGCGAGCTGATCCAGAACTACAGCCTGAGAGACAACCCCGTCGGCTGGCCTCTGCTCGCAGTTGGCATCTTCGGCGCCATCCGGGTTGCAGACGCGTCGTGGTGATCCCGAATCCCACGCGACAGCCTTGAGGTCGCAAGCTACATTGCTCCGCTAATGTAATGGGCGGGCTTCAATGCGATACTTCGGTCTTGGTCTCCTTATCTTGCTTTCGATATCCGGAGCAGCGCTTGCAGACGAAACCGCGTTCAAACGCGCGCTTTCCCGACACCTGATGGATAATACCTGGGCAATCCCGGAAAGACTGCGGAGCAAGACAGTTCAAATGGGAGTTGTCTTCTCGATCGATCGAGACGGTAGGCTTCTGAACGCAACGATCGATCAAAGCTCCGGCTCTGCCGAGGATGATGCGGACCTTCTCTCCGGTCTGCGGCGCATGCGGTCATTTCCGCGAGTCCCGGATGAGCTGAAGGTACCCTTCGAGATCAAGACATCATTCAATCTGGGCGCGCAAAGACGCGTCGCCTATGTCGAGCTGCAATGGCCTCCGACCTCCGACACCTCCGGCCCGGAGATTGCCTATCGCAGCGAACTCCAGCACCACCTCCGAATCGAACCTCGCGTTTTGACCGAGGAGATCAAGAGCGTGACCGAGGTCCGTTCGATCGTCACGTTCTCCATCGACCGCGACGGCAGCCTCGTCGAGGCGAAGGTCACCAGGAGCATCGGCTCGAAGGCGGTCGACGAGCAGACCATCGCTTGGCTCAAGTCGATCCAGCCATTCCCGAAGATTCCGGCCGCGCTGAGAGCACCGATGAAACTGACGGCCGAGCTGGTGTTCCCTCCCAAGAGCGGCTGGAATGACGACGAAGCACGGCGCAAAATCAATGGGGTGTGCCGAGGCTGCTGACCGCTGCGACGCGACGGGCCGTCGTCACGCCCCCGGCAGCAGCTTGCCGGGATTCATCAGCCCGTGCGGATCGAGCGTGCGCTTCAGTTGAAGCATCAGCTCCAGTTCGAGCGGCGGCTTGCACAGCGGCATCTCGGCGGGGCGGAGTTGGCCGATGCCGTGCTCGGCGCTGATCGAGCCGCGGCGGCGGGTGATTTCGTCGTGAACGAGACGGGTGATCTGCGGACCGTGCTCGTAGAACTGCGCCTCGCTGATGTCGAGCGGACGCATCAGGTTGTAGTGCAGATTGCCGTCGCCGAGATGGCCGAACACCATGGGACGGATGCCGGGGAGTGCCGCGCCGACCGCGGCGTCCATCACGGCAACGAAATCGGCGATCTCGGCCACGGGCACGGCGATGTCGTGCTTGAGCGCCTTGCCCTCGCGCACCAGCGCCTCCGACACACTCTCGCGCACGCGCCAGAACGCCTTGGCCTGCGTGCCGTCCTGCGCGACGACGGCGTCGGAGGCGAGCCCTTCCGCCATGGCCTCGGCCAGAGCGGTTTCGAGCCGCGCGGTCAGCGCGTTCTCGTCGCCGATGTCGCTGAGCTCGATCAGCACCGCTGCGTCGGGAAGCCCCGCAAATGGCGAACGCGTATCCGGCATCTGGCGCAGGATCATCTCGAGC encodes:
- a CDS encoding MFS transporter; translated protein: MSTAAAPQRVAIDAAVRHLVQNYSPKGSRIGWLMMASILVEAWDLYSIAFVLIFIKEQYNPGALELGLAAAGTQGGALVGALIGGWLSDKIGRRWMFLGTMTMFVVLALVQAFVPNMTWLIVIRFLLGVPLGSDISTGYTYIMESMAKGEREVMGNRWQFMFAVGEVLTIGVIVIFLLMEINHETLWRVTLGLGAVPALIILLLRHDVPETAVWLVQRGRFKEAKAVARHMYNDDLKMLPDQDVVIPAPSTRAFIADLRKDPIRWRATVYGWIACFAQASEFSTFAFYLPVMFAMVGVSSLLGNNLVTMALFAFAAISGWVGPLLTPKIGHRGISIAGFGIVLVSLLIAAAALYTDHKYILPFAAAGMLWGHYWDASNCMTIPTMVARPQYRGTASGFAYMFVKLPSFLAIFLFPSLFAAIGQANATLFVAIFPLIGLLAAIFILPEVYGYEHD
- a CDS encoding TonB family protein, which gives rise to MRYFGLGLLILLSISGAALADETAFKRALSRHLMDNTWAIPERLRSKTVQMGVVFSIDRDGRLLNATIDQSSGSAEDDADLLSGLRRMRSFPRVPDELKVPFEIKTSFNLGAQRRVAYVELQWPPTSDTSGPEIAYRSELQHHLRIEPRVLTEEIKSVTEVRSIVTFSIDRDGSLVEAKVTRSIGSKAVDEQTIAWLKSIQPFPKIPAALRAPMKLTAELVFPPKSGWNDDEARRKINGVCRGC
- a CDS encoding Zn-dependent oxidoreductase, with product MKSLVVERPGRLTIETRATPEPAAGEVRIKVERAGICGSDIHILHGSNPFARYPRVIGHEFFGRIDKLGDGVTARLGARVVVDPVVACGHCYPCSVGRPNVCAELAVLGVHRDGGFSEYACVPAANAHLLPDSVDDDNAPLVEPFSIAANITDHTSVCASDVALVYGAGPIGLTVIQVLKHVYGVKELIVTDRIDSRLEAARQNGADRVINTAQTALPAALADADLKPTLIIDAACHPAILAEAIEIASPAARIGLLGFSAEPSTIVQQKVTAKELAIHASRLNSGKFAKVIDWFASGTLQPERLITHRYGLDAYATAFDTFEHNQTECCKVQLIF
- a CDS encoding mannitol dehydrogenase family protein — protein: MDRLSPATLHRLPAGILRPDYDRTTVATGIVHLGLGAFHRGHQAVYTDALLKDDPRWGILGVSLRSPDTRDALQPQGGLYTVTASDGASRARRVIGALTGLAVAPDDPAGLLARLADPAVRIVSTTVTEKGYSHDPATGALRADDPDVRHDSVNLTHPRSTLGVIVGGLRLRRQAGLPPFTVLACDNLPANGHTLRGLVIAFAELVDRDLARWIAGDVRFPSTMVDRIVPATTDADRTDVSAALGLDDAWPVVTEPFSQWVIEDDFGGDRPAWDVSGAQFVRDVAPFELMKLRLLNGAHSTIAYLGDLMGCETVAAAMAEPDLAGLVEDMMREEVTLTLPALGGFDVTAYRAALLQRFRNPALKHRTAQIAMDGSQKLPQRLLGTISDRLARGLPITRLALAVAGWMRYVSGTDEQGQPIELRDPLAAKLRALADEAGPVASRLAPALLSVTSVFGNDLPADPRFTDAVEAALDSLFRRGCRTTVAQISQSARSSG
- a CDS encoding TRAP transporter substrate-binding protein: MSLPTSMSRRRFVGTALAGASALAFAPAQAQSAKYRLRYGTAFPATHPGVVRIIEASEVIKKQTSGLVDLQVYPNSQLGSEPDMFSQVRTGALDFMSTSGVNQTVVPIGGINAVAFAFESYDQVWSAMDGDLGNHVRGEFAKVGLHVLPKCLDNGYRNITSSAKPITSPDDLKGFKIRVPGNPLWVTLFKTLGAAPTPINFGELYAALQTHIVDGQENPLALIQSAKLYEVQKYIALSGHIWDGHHIFANATRWNGLPADVREAITAALSEAAVKERQDIQSFNEKAQAEMQAAGVAFNKIDTKPFRDALRTAGFYADWKTKFGAEVWGLLEKSVGQL
- the uxuA gene encoding mannonate dehydratase, which encodes MEQTWRWFGPDDPITLPQVRQTGATGIVTALHHIPYGVVWSTDEIVKRIGMIEGDSSLRLRWSVVESLPVSEAIKLGEGDLTDLFDNYRQSLRNLAACGVTTVCYNFMAVLDWTRTELAFRLPGGATALRFDLDRFAAFDCYILQRPGAEAEFSSDVLDRAKAWVAQASESDKDRLLATIMAGLPGAYDRYDVPGLRGMLEKYRDIGHAELRANYARFLREVVPTAEECGVSLCVHPDDPPRDLFGLPRVVSNADDLQFIVDACPSPANGITFCTGALGAGGQNNVPRLAERFAPHIRFVHLRNVSKMLDGSFMEAEHLRGDVDMVSVVTTLLKEQARRKAAGEPDWRIPFRPDHGHELADDIGRGTHPGYPLVGRLKGLAEIRGVMTAVAAINRLPV
- a CDS encoding TRAP transporter large permease subunit, with translation MAVEMTATSVPSHGAFARFDHLLGRSVEALAAAIVVAELVLLGAATVARYVFNAPLIWSDELATVLFVWLAMLGAVVALRRAEHMRLTAFVRHLSPAWRARTDALGLMLVCTVLVALVVPSWHHVESHLISQMPVLEISEGFREAAMLAGVLLMLLTAVDRLIQQASLMQIIGALALVLTGAGLLYAAAPVLEDLGNYNLVIFFFALVAAAMVIGTPIAFAFLLATVAYLHFSTTVPVSIVPGRVSEGMSHMVLLAVPMFVLLGALIEIAGLARAMIMFLISLIGHLRGGLQYVLLGAMYLVSGISGAKAADMAAVAPALFPEMKQRGSSEGDLVSLLSASAVMSETIPPSIVLITVGSVTGVSIAALFTGGLLPAVVGLIALSVVVYMQTRKEDMSGAQRFDAKTRLRLFAIAIPGLGLPIVIRSAVVEGVATATEVAAIGVIYTVLVGIFVYRQFDWKRVYPILVDTASLSGAILLVVGAATGMAWALTQSGFSQQLVDMMVAVPGGRWGFLLISALAFVVLGSVLEGVPAVVLFGPLLFPIARMMGVHEVHYAIIAVFAMGLGLFTPPFGVGFYLACAIGRASPDEVIRHVWPHLAALLIALLLIVFLPWISIGFL
- a CDS encoding GntR family transcriptional regulator, which translates into the protein MDDDLTPLTRMDGKAGRRLADQVYERLLEDIVSGALPPGTPMAELDLCERLGVSRTPVREALIKLADVDLVRIYPQSGSVVAPVSREAFGEAQFIREHLECALVAEAVRYMDATSLRELSELIEKQMAAATPEEFYAHDEAFHQTIARTSRHPHVWQVIRQTKIHFDRVRHLTLKEDAGHIPLLIAQHQEILEGLAACNEAQAVAAMRRHLREVFRRADGIFSRQEEVAQAEPRTRARRRR